Below is a genomic region from Papio anubis isolate 15944 chromosome 14, Panubis1.0, whole genome shotgun sequence.
TTTACTACTACTGTTAAGGTAACAGAATCAAAGCTTCCGTAGATCTCAAAAACAAGTTTAttcataaaatgcatttttaaagtatgaCCAAAAATAAGACTACAAAACCCCTACAATCTTGTACATTTCACCACCACTTACCACAGTCAATAACCAAAAGTCTCACCAATTCAATTCctgtattttaagtaaaaaagagCTTTATAAATCATagcattttgttttatgaattaaATTGCTGAAAATAGTTACCCAAATCTAGACCAACCGTGccattttgagagagagagagagatatatatatatatatttttaagacagagtctcactctgtcgccagggctggagtgcagtggtgcgatctcggctcactgcaacctccacctcccggagtagctgggattacaggcgcccgccactacgcccagctaattttttgtatttttagtagagatagggtttcatcatgttggccaggctggtctcgaattactgacctcgtgattcgcccgcctaagcctcccaaagtgctggaattacaggcgtgagctaccatgcctggcccaccattttgatattttatacaaTAATATTATGTCCAGAAACTTACTGACACTGAAATCtctcaaaatgtatttctgaagGTTAATTCCGTTTTTCCAAGGCAAACTCTTTTAAACCAAATGAAATGATTCCCACCACAACATTATAGACACTAAAACATAACACAAGCATAAAGATCAAATATGGAACTTCACGGACACAGAACAAatctgaaatatgtttaattatagACAACTATTGACTTAGAAatggaagggagaagaaaagcacTGGCCCTGGAGACAGTTTACTCCGTGCTTCTGATACCCACGCGCAGCAGCAAGCAAGTTGGCAAACACGCCCCAGGAGAGGCTGGAGGCTGGCCCAGGGGCTTGTGTCTGGGGGCTTTTGTCATCAGCCAAATCCAGCTTTGTTCAATGAGGGTCAGAGGATTCCAGAACCTATCTTAAATTCTGTGAGTCCAAAGTCTTGAAGTCAAATTTTATGGAGTTTCGTAACGATTAGTACTCTCACCGTTTGGTCAAATGAACTACAGACGCAAAGACCCCTTTTATCTGGACTCCAATCCAAACTTGAAATGGGCTGGGTGGACAACGTAACATTCTGCAGAAGGCTTACAGAACCTGCGACTCCCATTTCTATTCCCTCAGAATCTTTCTTTGACCGCTGAACAGGGTATTCACTGAAAACAAGATCAAAGTAAGAGCGCGTAAATCTTAGCTTTCACCATTTTATTTCTACACATACACTTCAATGACTCTAGTTCTCAGTTGGTTACTGGGACTGATAAATACTTACAGAATCTTTCTAATACTGAGTTGTTTGCAAATAAAGAGACAATTTCAACCTCAATCCTATCCCCAAAACATGTCATAAAAAGGGTTATTAGTTCTACTAAAAACTTCTAAAAGTCATTTCTGTTCAACATGTatctatgttttctcttttaatatgaAAGTTCTAGGTTGATCTAGGATTCTTTAATACATTTACTTGGTGCTTTTGATAACCTTTGATTTATTGTAATTTTCCTCCAGATTTAGATTGCTGGATATCACAGGCAAACAATGTGCAAAGGCAATGGCTGTGAGTAACATTTGCAGAACTTCATCTAAACACTTCCAGAATGAAAAACATGCCAGCTTCTAACCCCCAAGCTCCGTTACACAGACCCAAGCCTAAGGACCTTTTGTATACCACTTCTATGGGAAGGCGTCACAGAGTGGAGATGTTAGACCTAAATGTCATTGTTTCCAACAAGAAAAAAGTGGTTCTgagaacatttgatttttttcagctgaaaatataaattgatacGGTAAGAGAAGCAGAAGGTTAAAGTCATAAATCCCATCTGGTCTAgattggaaaaggagaaagaaaacactcCTCCCCAGTGGAGATGTGCTCCTGATAAAATACAGAAGCATCACTCCTCAGACGGCCTTTTAAAACCTACTAGTATCAATTATGACAGCATCTTTATTTCATAAATGCTGGCAAAGGCCAAGAACGTAAGAAGCACAAAGCCAATCAGAAGcaaaatggaaatggaagaagAATCTACAGGTAGATGATCtactattttctcttcctctcaaaCCCTACAAATCATtttgatgaaaagaaagaaaacattcagaTGAATAAACGGTTTAAATACAGACGTCTTTCACGTATCTCTTGGCAAAGGCTGCAGTTATTTAGTATTCAAAAGATaacataaagatttttaaaaaccttccatATTACCTGTTgaagttttaaaagaatatgtgTATGTGATTCAAataatactcaaaaaaaaaaaaaaaaaaaaaacagcatgttGAAGTTATTCAAAAAACAAGTCATGAATAACTAGATGATTTCTTCTAGGAGCTGTTGGTTCAGCggccaataaatatttacaatttaattGCATTACTACcaagacagactggcaaatgaaaataaagctaaatatCATTGTACTTAAACCAATTCCCTTTGCTGGTACAATACTTGACAGTAAAACTCCAAACCGATTTGAAGATTAGACTGCACATCTGTTCTGGTTAAGTGTAAAGTTTACATTGCACTAAGCTTCAAATTTGCATACAGACCTAACTTTACCGACAGAACGAAATCCACTGTAGTAAAAACTTCCAGCTGCAAAAGTGTTTGTGTGTCTTATGGAATACAAATCCACGTGTGGATTACAAAGAAAACTGGAACTATTTCTTCAAGTAAGCAGCCTAAAGATTTGGTCACCAAGTAAAATAGTGATGTGCCACCACATGGCTTCACTAAGGGGACTGGCAGAGCCTAACATGGGGAGGAGACTGGGGTGGAAGAATCAGGGAAGAACAACGGGCAAAGGTGCTAGAAGAAGGGAAAGTAGCAAGTGATCGGTCTACCCCACATTCTCCCAGAACGCCTCAaacttttcctctgcttttcacTCACAGAAACCATactgtttgtgtgttttttgagacagaaaaaaTCTCTGTtgctctgtctcactctgtcgcccaggctggagtgcagtggtgtgatcttgactcactgagacctccacctcccagattcaggcaactctcgtgcctcagcctcccgagtagctgggattacagacgtgtgccaccacgcccagctaattcttgtattttttgtagagacagagttttgccataaCCATACTGTTTTGATCTACAGCGTTcaccctggccaggtgcggtggttcatgcctgtaatcccagtactttgggaggccgaggcgggtggatcacctgaggtcaggagttcgggaccagcctggccaacatggtgaaacccgtctctactaaaaatataaaaattagctgggcatggtagtgggcacctgtaatcccagctaatcgggaggctgaggcaggagaatcgcttgaacctggaggtggaggctgcggtgagatgagatcatgccactgcactccagcctgggcaacagagcaagactctgtcagaaaatataaaataaagcattcaCTCTGGTTTTTTGTCAGTGGTATCCCTGCACACAGTACTTAAACAAGTACTTTCCAACTGTAGCCCTGTTTTTCAGAACCCCTTCCAGCTTCTCAAAGGAGCTAATAGAGaagaattttataaatgtgaaagTCCCAGATATATTGAGGATGGTGTTTTTCTTCTTACATTAttaatgaaactttatttttgaaagatccTTCATTTATAGGCTTGCTATTTTTTCCGAGTGACATTTAAGAAAGATATAATTTTTCCCCTCCAAGTACATATTGCTTAGCTAATAAAGTATTCAGAAATACCATTAACTCACAATTTTTATCagatctttaatttttgttttgttttgctttttctccttttcacagGCCAACCCTGAGCAAGTATATCAGACCTTTTAAATGATCTAGTATCTACGATGTTAGCGCCCTTGGGATTCAGAGAGTAGCATGCACAGTAAAGCATTCACCGGAACTCACCCAGCCTAGATATGCAGAAAGCAAACTCAGTGATAAGGTCTTTCCTGAAGACCATTCAGGAGCCTCAGGCTCTGTTGGGGTCTATCACAATGATGTTATCTAAATTTAGGCAAGGAACCCTTTCCCCATCTCTTAGAGGCAGTGAGTGTTCTAATCACTTCAAGATAATATCTGATAAAAGTCTTGGGCGAACTTTTACATACTTAGAAGACacaactaaaattataaatagacTTAATGTATCAAAAGAAGATTAGTGTACAGTTTACTAAATGTAAAGTGTACTCATACAAAATGCTTAGAAAACAAGTTATGTAATACCATGAAATTTTAAATCATATCAAAATGAACTAAGtcaaagcagggaaaaaaaaaaagataaaaaagttcaATCTAATCCTACTTTACACCCACAGGTAACTTTAAAAGGAGCAGTGTGCACTGGCAGACTTACTACTTCCAGAGGTGAAGGCCGCCGGCGCCTCCAGCTGTCAGAAAGAGCTCCCTGTTCTGCGGCAGGTGTCGGACCTGCCACACAGTAGATTTATGAGCCTAAACAGAACAAGAGGCACACAACTGGTTTATATGCTAAATGGTGCCCTGGAAGAGAAACTCTGCAAATAAAGAACTTTTACTGCTATAATTTCAATGGTTATAAAAGTAATTAAGGTTATTTTCTGGCACGCTTCTTTATAATGGCTACAGAGATTTATAGGAGCacataagaaattagaaaaagcatcatttttctttattgctttatgAAACAAAGTtctactgcatttttaaaaagacaggtaTTAAATTTAAAGTCCATTTAAGTTTACAGTACCAAATACATTATGAATagattttacatatgtaaataccTCTAGTTCATTCTGAGGGGGAAGacactcaaaatataaaaatatatacttttgtttATGTATACAAAAAATGtggactgaatttttaaaaatgcactttgGTTCTGAGAACAGTTTGAAGTTCACAGCAAAACTCAGCAATAAGTATAGCGTTCTTATAGACtgaattttaactaaaatttataGACTGAATTTTAACAGCTCCCAGAGCCTTATTTTCAATGTATTGCCATTGACCTGTCCAGTCTTCAAAATACAGACCACGAGGACTTATAGACAATGTTTATGGTCATAATAAGCTAAGGTCTTTATCATTCACATTAGACTAAAGACTAAAAACCAGCAGCTGGAAGGTTAACAGTTTGTTAGCACCTCAATAGCAACCCCTAAATCCATCCCGGCAATACTGCATTAACTGGGGGGAAtttaggagacagagagagacagagggagggagagaaaggaggtgggagggaatGAATGACTGCTGCTTTGTAGAAGCAGCGGGGCTGGCTATTGTGGAACACCACATTTTAGTGAGTGATTAGTCTTGACCTTTGATTTCAATAGTCTTTTGAGAGAATTACCATTAGCTGATAAAGACTCATATctcaaaacacatattttaagtgTGTAACGGTCTCCCAGTGATTAGGTTCAAGCTGTtgagacattttattttgtagcttaaacttctcttcttcttcaggaagttgagaaaaacacaaaaagcaagagGGGAAATGACCTCTTAAAATATACCAGAGTCATCTATTTGGCAGATTTAGCAATTACTGGGTTAACtaaatataagtttaaaaaactgggccaggtatagtggctcacgcctataatcccagcactttgggaggctgaggtggatcacttgaggtcaggtttcaagtccagactgggcaacacagcaagactctgtctctatgaaaaaaaaaaaatttctaattagccagatgcggtggcgtgtgcctatactcccagcaacttgggagcctgaggcaggaggatcacttgagcccaggactgcagtgagccataatcatgccactgcacaccagcctgggtaagagggcaagattctgtctccaaaaagaaaaaaaaaaaaaaaaaagccaaacaaacaaaataaaaaattggagaTGACACTATTATTTATAGATAATGATATATGTGTTGCAAATTATACATGTAACAGTTTAGTAAAGTGATCTATGTTGTTGatagatatttaatatattctgAAATGACAAAAGCAAACCAATACTTTATAATTATCTTGTTAAGAATTTCGTTTTCATAAGGCAGTGACAATAATttacacacaataataataatgagacaAATAGGAAGGTTCAAGAAATCCTAACTGAATccacaggagagagagaagcaagggaGTAAATTCTTACTTCATGAGCAACTTGTATATTTTAATCTTACGGAAACAAGGAATCCATAAttgatatttctttccttttatactTTAGGAAGCTCAAATCACATTTCCAATCCATTTCTTGTGAATGACAGGACCTTTTTGCATGAATTTTATGTAATGCCCCCAGTCCAGAAACTATCTTTTTTTCAAACCAGTATTTTCCTTTTGCCCTGCTTTCCTCATCTATTGGTCTAATGCTGTAATACCATATTTCCCTCTCAGCTACCTCAAATGCAAGGCAAagttaagtaagtaaataaaatatttttgaacatctACTATAATCACAGTACTCAGTGCTttcaataatttcatttaatatagcaaactggaatataaaataaaatgtaatgacaTCATGTACATAtggttatattttgaaaaatatataaccaGGTATTAGCacaagtattatatatttattaggaAACACGAGGATGGGTTTTGTTGATCAAATTCCTATTATCAGCTAGGTTTCTTCTAATTGCCCCTAAACTACAAAATAAGATTCCTACCTAACTGAGATCTTTATTATAATCAAGAAGTCTAAAGTTGATAAACTTTGGGGAAGTACTCTTTGCACAGAAAAACTTGTCAAGATCTCACAGGAATATATCAAAAATAGCTCCCCTCACATAAAGACCTGGAAGAAACCTTGGTGACTAATTCTACTTATCAGTCTAAGCCAAGCTATCATTCTTCTTCATATAAAGACATTTCCCTCATATTTACCTTTTCTGAAACAGAGGCAAAACCTTTGGTTGGATGCTGTGTTCTCATGTCAAAAACATGGAACTTTCCTTCCAGAGATGTGGCTACTAACTTATTCATACTTATGTCTTTTCTGTCAAACTCCAAGCTACATACCTGAAAACAGAGAATATTTATTATTGGTAGTCTCACCAGTATTAACTCAGGAGGCTCTTTTAAACTAAGTAAAACAGCTTTAAAATGGTCAGATAATGTGAAAGCACTCCAacaatcattttctcttttaacttttaccataaaaatttttttccagccgggcgtggtggctcatgcctgtaatcctaacacgttgggaagccaaggcaggtggatcatgaggtcaggagatcaagaccagcctggccaacatggtgaaaccctgtctctactaaaaatacaaaaattagctgggcatggtggcgtgtgcctgtagtcccagctacttgggaggctgaggcaggagaatcgcttgaacctgggaggcggaggttacagtgagctgagatcacgcccttaccctctagcctgggtgacagagtaagactccatctcaaaaaaaaatcctttttttttggccaggcatggtggctcacacctgtaatcccagcactttgggaggctgaggagggcggatcacgaggtcaggagattgagaccatcctggctaacacgatgaaaccccatttctactaaaaaatatgaaaaattagccgggcgtggtgacaggcacctgtagtctcagctacttgggaggctgaggcaggagaatggcgtgaacctgggaggcagagcttgcagtgagccaagatcgcgccactgcactctagcctaggcaacagagcaagactccatctcaaaaaaaaaagaaaaaaccattttttttttccattagtaAGATCAACAAAACTATCTTGGGTTCCCATGCTCAGTGAATGCCTTTGGGGAatcattatttaactttttatgttatttaacaGTTAAGTAAAGGCTGACAGTAGAAAACAGGAGGAAACCACAATCTTTGCTAAAGGTGTACAACTGAGGAACCAAAAATCTGAGCTGGGGAGGTGACTACTGTTTCAGACTTTCTGTATTGGCATAAAAAGGCCTTTTACTTGCTTATTTTGAAATCTTACTACATGGCCCACAGGGGTCTGCAGACAGGCTGAAGGGGCTGGTGACTCCCCCAACATTGTACATACCACATGTGGGTGTGAGCTCATTTTCTGAAGAGAGGATTCAGGATTTTCATTAGATTCTCAAACGAGTTTGGCCCCAAAAAGTTAAGAACCATTGGCAGAGGCGTTGACTGAGATGAGTTACTAGAGGTGTCTTCCTTTTGTAGTAATTCAGAGGTGAATGGAAACATGCGTAGAGAAACCAAAAAGCATCAGAATGTACTTTACCCCATTTTTGATGTTTGTCTCCCACCGTAATGCCATATTTCTGAGATCAAATAGTTTGATATCCCCATTGTCATAACCAGCACAAACAACACGTTCTTCTTGATTATAAGCATTGCCTGGAAATCAAAATACAACATTTCACATCCTTATAAATGCATTCATATAAAGGTTGCTTAAAAAAATCTTATGAAACTATACATATAGCTTATactaaatcagattttaaaaatcacactggATAGAATCCCACCTTATCAATCCTGACAGGACATCAAGATTATTAATGTGGTTTCCaatagttttttggtttgtttaaatCTCTCATaagagtttggatatttgtccccccaaatctcatgctgatgTAAGATCCTCAATgtcagaggtggggcctgatgggaggtgctgGGTCATGGGGCTGGATCCCTCGTGAATGGCTCAGTGCAGTCTTTGTGGTAATGAGTTTTCACTCTTCTAGTTCATGAGAGGTCTGGTTGTTCAAGAGTCTGgcgcctccctcctcccctctctcttgctccctctctcgccatgtgacatgcctgctccccttttgccttctgccatgagcagacacttccgaggtctcaccagaagcagatactggcaccatgcttcttgtatactcttgcagaaccatgagccaaataaacctcttttctttataaactacccagtctcaggtattcctttatagcaataaaGGAAttcaatgcaaaacagactaatataagcTCATTCACTGTAATTCCATACTGAAAG
It encodes:
- the WDR92 gene encoding WD repeat-containing protein 92, whose translation is MSAFEKPQIIAHIQKGFNYTVFDCKWVPCSAKFVTMGNFARGTGVIQLYEIQHGDLKLLREIEKAKPIKCGTFGATSLQQRYLATGDFGGNLHIWNLEAPEMPVYSVKGHKEIINAIDGVGGLGIGEGAPEIVTGSRDGTVKVWDPRQKDDPVANMEPVQGENKRDCWTVAFGNAYNQEERVVCAGYDNGDIKLFDLRNMALRWETNIKNGVCSLEFDRKDISMNKLVATSLEGKFHVFDMRTQHPTKGFASVSEKAHKSTVWQVRHLPQNRELFLTAGGAGGLHLWKYEYPVQRSKKDSEGIEMGVAGSVSLLQNVTLSTQPISSLDWSPDKRGLCVCSSFDQTVRVLIVTKLHKI